One window of the Clostridium sp. MB40-C1 genome contains the following:
- a CDS encoding Na+/H+ antiporter family protein, with protein MILLNPVIISVLVMIILSLLNLNVILAILIAAITAGVSSGMSFQDTMEILIKGMGGNSETALSYILLGVLAVAISQTGLAEILAKKISGVVKERKLMFILLIAFISCFSQNLIPVHIAFIPILIPPLLEFMNKLKVDRRAVACALTFGLEVPYIALPVGFGLIFHNIIRDQIISNGITVTTDMTWKALWIPAVGMGIGLLVAIFITYRKQREYRDIDISNIEKNINYSIENEITYNEKLTINQYSALIGTIVAFTVQLITKSLPLGALSGIAFMVITGGIKWKEIDKLINEGIVMMGFISFVMLIAAGYGNVLRETGSIEMLVTSATSVIGGSKVLGALIMLIVGLFVTMGIGTSFGTVPILAAIYCPLAQNLGFSTLGIIALIGTAGALGDAGSPASDSTLGPTSGLNADNQHNHIWDTCVPTFLHFNIPLIIFGMIAALIL; from the coding sequence ATGATATTATTAAATCCAGTTATTATTTCAGTTTTAGTTATGATAATACTAAGTTTACTAAACCTAAATGTAATATTAGCAATACTTATTGCTGCTATTACAGCGGGAGTATCTTCGGGAATGTCATTTCAAGATACTATGGAAATTTTAATAAAAGGCATGGGAGGTAATTCGGAAACAGCTTTAAGTTATATACTTTTAGGTGTTTTAGCTGTGGCTATAAGTCAAACTGGACTTGCAGAAATTTTAGCAAAAAAGATATCGGGAGTTGTTAAAGAAAGAAAATTAATGTTTATTTTGTTGATTGCTTTTATAAGCTGTTTTTCTCAAAATCTTATTCCTGTACATATAGCTTTTATACCAATTCTTATACCACCATTACTTGAATTTATGAATAAATTAAAAGTTGATAGAAGAGCAGTAGCTTGTGCCTTAACTTTTGGATTAGAGGTTCCTTATATAGCTCTTCCGGTAGGATTTGGACTTATATTTCATAATATCATTAGGGATCAGATTATTTCAAATGGTATAACTGTAACAACAGATATGACATGGAAAGCTCTGTGGATTCCTGCAGTGGGCATGGGAATAGGCCTTTTGGTTGCAATATTTATTACTTATAGAAAACAAAGAGAATATAGAGACATAGATATTAGCAACATAGAAAAGAACATAAATTATAGTATAGAAAATGAAATTACATACAACGAAAAATTAACAATAAATCAATATTCTGCATTAATAGGTACTATAGTAGCATTTACTGTTCAATTAATAACAAAGTCTTTGCCTTTAGGAGCATTAAGTGGAATTGCTTTTATGGTAATTACAGGAGGAATAAAATGGAAAGAAATAGACAAGCTTATAAATGAAGGAATAGTTATGATGGGATTTATATCCTTTGTTATGCTTATAGCAGCAGGATATGGAAATGTATTAAGAGAAACTGGTTCTATAGAGATGTTAGTTACTTCTGCTACCTCAGTTATTGGAGGTAGTAAAGTATTAGGAGCATTGATAATGCTTATTGTAGGTCTTTTTGTAACTATGGGAATAGGGACTTCTTTTGGAACAGTGCCTATATTGGCAGCAATATATTGTCCTCTTGCACAAAACTTAGGATTTAGTACATTGGGTATTATAGCTCTAATAGGAACAGCAGGAGCATTAGGAGATGCTGGTTCACCAGCTTCAGATAGTACTTTAGGACCAACATCAGGACTTAATGCAGACAATCAACATAACCATATATGGGATACATGTGTTCCAACATTTTTACACTTTAACATACCTTTGATTATTTTTGGGATGATAGCAGCACTTATATTATAG
- a CDS encoding TetR/AcrR family transcriptional regulator: MNNFRKDDIMPKIIENAREKLIQEGRRVLINSSYKNLNIRVIVKNCNIGIGTFYNYFKNKDELVIEIFKEDWKKILRIIDEMKENDIEFKFKLEKIYIYINNFLENYMPIFYEISTSKGDSRDKHKYVDCIYINMEELIEIEKNKGNITSNLSSYKLAYLIITNLIALSRENYMSFDELYYSLKI; encoded by the coding sequence GTGAACAATTTTCGAAAGGATGATATTATGCCTAAAATAATTGAAAATGCTAGAGAGAAACTTATACAAGAAGGAAGAAGAGTTCTTATTAATAGTAGCTATAAGAATCTAAATATAAGAGTGATTGTTAAAAATTGTAATATTGGCATAGGAACTTTTTATAATTATTTTAAAAATAAAGATGAATTAGTAATAGAGATTTTTAAAGAAGATTGGAAAAAGATTTTAAGAATTATAGATGAAATGAAAGAGAATGATATAGAATTCAAATTTAAATTAGAGAAGATATATATCTATATAAATAATTTTCTTGAGAATTATATGCCTATTTTTTATGAAATATCTACATCTAAAGGAGATTCCAGAGATAAGCATAAATATGTAGATTGTATTTACATTAATATGGAAGAATTGATTGAAATAGAAAAGAATAAAGGAAACATAACAAGTAATCTTTCATCCTATAAATTAGCATATTTAATTATTACTAATTTAATAGCTTTATCAAGAGAAAATTACATGAGTTTTGATGAATTATATTATAGTTTAAAAATATAA
- a CDS encoding DeoR/GlpR family DNA-binding transcription regulator — MKINRIKKIEAYLTKHESASLNTLCEIFNVSKNTIRRDVSELEKKGIIKKVYGGVTITTKKSTIPFAERQISNLNEKKLIGKLASELVEDRDIIFIDSGTTTLQMVPFLKNKQNLTIITNNLVVIQEAIAYDNLNILSTGGTLYRNTSSFVGIETLNFLKQYNISKAFMAASGISISKGITNSSPLESEIKRTMVENSDKVFILADSSKVDIVSLMTYCSIKEIDALITDKVPSKDFSEFFKANNVNLLTPNNK; from the coding sequence TTGAAAATAAATAGAATAAAAAAGATAGAGGCGTATTTGACAAAGCACGAAAGTGCATCCTTAAACACTCTTTGTGAAATATTCAACGTTTCAAAAAATACCATAAGAAGAGATGTCTCAGAATTAGAAAAGAAAGGAATAATAAAAAAAGTTTATGGTGGTGTAACTATAACTACTAAAAAAAGCACAATTCCTTTTGCTGAAAGACAAATTAGTAATTTAAATGAGAAAAAACTTATAGGAAAATTAGCTAGTGAACTTGTAGAAGATAGAGATATCATATTTATAGATTCTGGAACCACAACCCTACAAATGGTACCATTTCTAAAAAACAAACAAAACTTAACTATAATTACAAACAATCTAGTAGTAATTCAAGAAGCTATAGCTTATGATAATTTAAATATTTTATCAACAGGTGGTACACTATATAGAAATACTAGTTCATTTGTAGGCATTGAAACATTAAATTTTTTAAAACAATATAATATTTCTAAAGCTTTTATGGCTGCTTCAGGAATATCTATTTCAAAAGGAATTACTAATTCCTCCCCTTTAGAATCTGAAATTAAAAGAACAATGGTAGAAAACAGCGATAAAGTTTTTATTTTAGCTGATTCTTCTAAAGTTGATATAGTTTCTCTTATGACATATTGTAGTATAAAAGAAATAGATGCGCTTATTACAGATAAAGTTCCTTCTAAAGATTTTTCTGAGTTTTTCAAAGCAAATAATGTTAATCTTTTAACTCCTAATAATAAATAG
- a CDS encoding peptidoglycan amidohydrolase family protein, giving the protein MNKKKNFENHLTNLESSEESKKYINEMQEMEEQYEKKSTMAFVMIAIPILILAIITVKQMISFSISMSKNSTHTEGKQIASDANKGTDPTKNNSAAPTVEALNEKIHKYLDNEANRKKTFAEAVKLNSGSEKGASSIFIAQVLRNNGETISKSAINTKTLVAELQKNGWKKITDYKQLKKGDICFAAPSKAGGSPSHTYVFMKWVKEGKTDYAYVCDSQVSEYKNTLHTRNIASPTPKKEKFSFLMRKEK; this is encoded by the coding sequence ATGAATAAAAAAAAGAATTTTGAGAATCATTTAACTAATTTAGAGAGTAGCGAAGAAAGTAAAAAATATATAAATGAAATGCAAGAAATGGAAGAACAATATGAGAAAAAAAGTACCATGGCTTTCGTGATGATAGCTATACCTATCTTAATTTTAGCTATTATCACAGTAAAACAAATGATATCTTTTTCAATAAGTATGTCTAAAAATAGTACTCATACTGAGGGAAAACAAATTGCTTCTGATGCAAACAAAGGAACTGATCCAACTAAAAATAATTCTGCTGCACCTACTGTAGAAGCACTTAATGAAAAAATTCATAAGTATCTTGATAATGAAGCTAATAGGAAAAAAACATTTGCAGAAGCTGTAAAACTAAATTCAGGAAGTGAAAAAGGAGCTTCATCTATATTTATAGCTCAAGTATTAAGAAATAACGGAGAAACTATATCTAAATCAGCTATAAACACTAAAACTTTAGTAGCAGAACTTCAAAAAAATGGTTGGAAAAAAATAACTGACTATAAACAGCTAAAAAAAGGAGATATCTGTTTCGCTGCGCCTTCTAAAGCAGGTGGTTCACCATCTCACACATATGTTTTTATGAAATGGGTAAAAGAAGGGAAAACAGACTATGCTTATGTATGTGATAGCCAAGTTTCAGAGTACAAAAACACTCTTCATACAAGAAACATAGCTTCACCAACACCTAAAAAAGAAAAATTCAGTTTTCTTATGAGAAAGGAAAAATAG
- a CDS encoding SIR2 family protein gives MKISEKLIKDIKEKKVILFIGAGVSELLGSAPWEKLIDEMALELGYDRDVFKSMGNHLELAEFYNIRKNSMEPLINWMNINWHNNNIKIEDSNVHKLIVDLDFPIIYTTNYDRWIEKAFQYYNKEYTKIVTIDDLVNIKKNATEIIKLHGDLNEENSIVLTESSYFERLNFESPLDIKLKGDILGKSILFIGYSLNDINIRYLLYKLNNLWQCSKDKSCRPKSYIFLLNKNSVQQDILENRGVETIISDRDNKENGIQNFLKQLWIKVNDLKK, from the coding sequence ATGAAAATATCTGAGAAATTAATAAAAGACATAAAGGAAAAAAAGGTGATTTTATTTATTGGGGCAGGGGTATCGGAACTTTTAGGAAGTGCTCCTTGGGAAAAACTTATAGATGAGATGGCGTTAGAACTTGGATATGATAGAGATGTTTTTAAATCTATGGGTAATCATTTAGAATTAGCTGAATTTTATAATATAAGAAAAAACTCAATGGAACCTCTTATAAATTGGATGAATATAAATTGGCACAACAATAATATAAAAATTGAAGATTCAAATGTACACAAATTAATCGTAGATTTAGATTTCCCAATTATATATACTACAAATTATGATAGATGGATTGAGAAAGCATTTCAATATTATAACAAAGAATATACAAAAATTGTGACAATAGATGATTTAGTAAATATTAAGAAAAATGCTACTGAAATAATAAAACTTCATGGCGATTTAAATGAAGAAAATTCTATAGTTTTAACAGAGTCAAGTTATTTTGAAAGGTTAAATTTTGAAAGCCCACTAGATATAAAACTTAAAGGAGATATACTAGGAAAGTCTATACTATTTATAGGGTATAGTTTAAATGATATAAATATAAGATATTTATTATATAAGTTAAATAACTTGTGGCAGTGTTCAAAAGATAAGTCATGTAGACCAAAGTCATATATTTTCTTGTTAAATAAAAATTCAGTTCAGCAAGATATATTAGAAAACAGAGGTGTGGAGACGATAATATCTGACAGAGATAATAAAGAAAATGGAATTCAAAATTTTTTGAAACAGCTTTGGATAAAAGTTAATGATTTAAAAAAATAA
- a CDS encoding aspartyl-phosphate phosphatase Spo0E family protein, which produces MKEYKREEVDKIKEDIFFLKQQMYELIQEKPSMLDNELIQISEELDILINIYYFFSKDTIEK; this is translated from the coding sequence GTGAAAGAATATAAGAGAGAAGAAGTAGATAAAATAAAAGAGGACATATTTTTTTTAAAACAACAAATGTATGAATTAATTCAAGAAAAGCCAAGTATGTTAGATAATGAACTAATACAAATTAGTGAGGAACTAGATATACTTATAAATATATATTATTTTTTTTCAAAAGACACTATAGAAAAATAA
- a CDS encoding sigma 54-interacting transcriptional regulator has protein sequence MNKDILEDKIKDYIDMEVFKLKDINELINNIPIMTCVLNKGKFVYINSYFKSILKYSKYELNKIKFMELVHKDYMDIIENYQKCTGKYINIKVINKKGQEVYLYLYMNKLKIENKELTLVLAFNAKDFYLQREKLQTVKTEYCENTFDNKEVELEKIKQKFETEIKKKSEQLINVNKNLILTNNYLTNILKNISEAVIIIDELGNCNSLNNILDKTGNNCEDKIEKHFSKLVIEEKNYYINKLLKNKKSFHNVEIIIPNELRDIRCIISGSPIEQEENISKAVIIIRDIKEIRELVNRFNGYQARFDFEDIITKNNNMLEAIQSAKNIALGEGNVLIYGESGTGKEMFAQAIHNYSNRSEGPFIAVNCGALPRELVGSELFGYAGGAFTGAKKEGNPGKFELASGGTIFLDEIGDMPIEQQVALLRVIQERTVTRIGGSRIIPVNARIICATNKDLFQEVRKGNFREDLYYRLNVMSIRILPLRERREDILELIKYFFRKQKYSEYDSFQKINKDVIDCLVRYDWHGNVRELENIVERILNIIDRENICIEHLPENIYNEVLNNEIIKDNNKKIVFLDESISIHEFVKYKKTKKEEEEINRIIKLIRKHNGNISKIAKDMKISRSTLYRKMKKYKINNI, from the coding sequence ATGAATAAAGATATATTAGAAGATAAAATTAAAGATTACATTGATATGGAAGTATTTAAATTAAAAGATATTAATGAACTTATAAATAATATACCCATAATGACCTGTGTTTTAAATAAAGGAAAATTTGTGTACATAAACTCATATTTTAAATCAATACTTAAGTATTCTAAATATGAATTAAATAAAATAAAGTTTATGGAATTAGTCCATAAAGATTATATGGATATTATAGAAAATTATCAAAAATGTACAGGTAAATATATTAATATAAAAGTTATAAATAAAAAAGGTCAAGAAGTTTACTTATATTTATATATGAATAAATTAAAAATTGAAAATAAGGAGCTTACTTTAGTATTAGCTTTTAATGCTAAAGATTTTTATTTACAAAGGGAAAAATTACAAACAGTTAAAACTGAATATTGTGAAAATACGTTTGATAATAAAGAAGTGGAATTAGAAAAAATAAAGCAGAAATTTGAAACAGAAATCAAAAAAAAATCAGAGCAATTAATAAATGTTAATAAAAACTTAATACTAACTAATAACTACTTAACCAACATTTTAAAAAACATATCTGAAGCTGTAATCATTATTGATGAACTAGGTAACTGTAATAGTTTAAATAATATATTAGATAAAACAGGCAATAATTGTGAGGATAAAATAGAAAAGCATTTTTCAAAGTTAGTTATTGAAGAAAAAAATTATTATATTAATAAACTATTAAAAAACAAAAAATCTTTTCATAATGTTGAAATTATTATACCAAATGAACTGAGAGATATTAGATGTATTATTTCAGGTAGTCCAATAGAACAAGAAGAAAACATTAGCAAAGCTGTTATTATTATTCGTGATATTAAGGAAATTCGTGAGTTGGTTAATCGCTTTAATGGTTATCAGGCAAGATTTGATTTTGAGGATATTATTACGAAAAATAATAACATGCTAGAAGCTATACAAAGCGCAAAAAACATTGCCCTAGGAGAAGGAAATGTTTTAATATATGGTGAAAGTGGCACAGGAAAAGAGATGTTTGCACAAGCTATACATAATTATAGTAATCGTTCTGAAGGACCATTTATAGCTGTTAATTGTGGAGCATTACCAAGAGAATTAGTAGGAAGCGAACTTTTTGGTTATGCAGGAGGAGCATTTACAGGTGCAAAGAAAGAAGGAAATCCAGGGAAATTTGAACTGGCGTCAGGAGGAACAATTTTTTTAGATGAAATAGGGGATATGCCTATAGAACAACAAGTTGCATTATTAAGAGTTATTCAGGAAAGAACTGTAACACGTATAGGAGGTAGTAGAATTATACCTGTAAATGCAAGGATAATTTGTGCAACTAATAAGGATTTATTTCAAGAAGTTAGAAAAGGTAATTTTAGAGAAGACTTATACTATCGTTTAAACGTTATGTCGATAAGAATTTTACCTCTTCGTGAAAGACGGGAAGATATATTAGAACTTATTAAATATTTTTTTAGAAAACAAAAATATAGTGAATATGATAGTTTTCAAAAAATAAATAAAGATGTTATAGATTGTTTAGTTAGATATGATTGGCATGGAAATGTTAGAGAGTTGGAAAATATTGTGGAAAGAATATTAAATATAATTGACAGAGAAAATATTTGTATAGAGCATTTACCTGAAAATATTTATAATGAAGTACTTAATAATGAAATTATTAAGGATAACAATAAAAAAATTGTTTTTTTAGATGAAAGTATAAGTATTCATGAGTTTGTAAAATATAAAAAAACAAAAAAAGAAGAGGAGGAGATTAATAGAATTATAAAATTAATAAGAAAGCATAATGGAAATATTAGTAAGATAGCTAAAGATATGAAAATTTCTAGAAGTACATTGTATAGGAAAATGAAGAAATATAAAATTAATAATATTTAA
- a CDS encoding phage holin family protein, which yields MSEKRNDERNNERKSDVGSYLLRFVLIAIILAITSFLTPGFSIVGLWAIILAAVVITLIDYLVEKLMGVDASPFGKGIKGFVISAVILYATQFIVPNMRVSILGAVLASIVIGILDAVLPGRAM from the coding sequence ATGAGTGAAAAAAGAAACGATGAGAGAAATAATGAAAGAAAGTCTGATGTAGGAAGTTATTTATTGAGGTTTGTATTAATTGCTATTATATTAGCTATTACTTCATTTTTAACTCCTGGCTTTAGTATTGTTGGACTTTGGGCCATTATACTGGCTGCTGTTGTAATAACTTTAATAGACTACTTAGTTGAAAAGCTAATGGGCGTTGATGCTTCACCTTTTGGGAAAGGAATAAAAGGTTTTGTAATTTCAGCTGTAATATTATATGCAACTCAATTTATAGTTCCTAACATGAGAGTATCTATACTTGGTGCTGTTTTAGCATCCATAGTAATTGGAATATTAGATGCCGTGTTACCTGGTAGAGCTATGTAA